In one Rhodothermales bacterium genomic region, the following are encoded:
- a CDS encoding M64 family metallopeptidase, protein MPITDIQWGSGADVDVHVVVGQASANLLSSRLFVREGANFVLASTYLAAHNDTTITFRPLFKGIQTGDVIAGLGISFNTTNGVCSLSNTLPTPRKDNFVVEVEARNAPAGDLIASRIIRYHVHQSIEKLWLTPGELTVRPLGVALPALTPYRFSVRAQFDDGMVGEMTLFPGLAWTPPGHVDGNGRLSIDAGEVPGDTETITVTLPAAVQADPAARSASATMRVGQDWSPANPIDVSIVVGGGWPGTINPEVVPNVLFIGDGFGNTPADKTRFEGYVDSLVHFLKMNPLNHPYDVLATSMNFWSAFIPSPSIGVSIRSEVFSVGAFSGFMLPPEPVPAGHVGLWSLPQLLYMVGLPVRAHDLAQAALTNAAIQVQWQTNTTVDPAPFVDDDLINRWRMLAQRTLVNDVDSPLGVRVGKPVSNGTFNQIGLNSSDRVTRDGLDHLLRSLRDPRLVPVADLWAKRTDGTLPNNYDLVCIVVPSPGRAVNETGNFFVQIIDTLKVKAVAGLNAVELDFNTADVPATSDNERGRLLAHELTHSFGVGDEYGEHTGPPIDPASLNVDAEYGNLALEADTKNGAGDFDGGQIKWNWHRIRKAGVLDLPIQDTGGGVFLLPLRQGDGYPFEKGDIVHLRFRVFPKPLGKFPKLSAPLEIVDPAPTDSSIHVQLKAGALFNYPNIIQPAQFIAEFPAGSVVYIPTPAPESVRSDVYPYAEMVAKNIKDYITTQKKPLTVLPAVVDDNAVQAPVFTAAVNLPDCFSKNRPRIIGLYSGGATYHIGLYHPAGTCMMRDDHTDGREFCAVCRYILVDIIDPARHFEIDRNYQTFYPQA, encoded by the coding sequence ATGCCCATCACGGATATCCAATGGGGGTCGGGCGCGGACGTGGATGTCCACGTCGTCGTCGGCCAGGCTTCTGCCAATTTGCTTTCTTCGCGGCTGTTCGTCCGGGAAGGGGCCAACTTCGTCCTGGCCAGCACCTACCTAGCCGCGCACAACGACACGACCATCACCTTCCGGCCCCTGTTTAAGGGAATCCAGACCGGCGATGTGATCGCGGGTCTGGGTATCTCGTTCAACACGACGAACGGCGTGTGTTCGCTTTCTAACACATTACCAACCCCTCGGAAAGACAATTTTGTCGTCGAAGTCGAAGCGCGAAACGCGCCCGCCGGCGACCTCATCGCGTCGCGCATCATCCGGTACCACGTCCACCAGTCCATCGAAAAGCTCTGGCTGACGCCCGGCGAACTGACCGTCCGGCCGCTCGGTGTCGCGCTGCCGGCGCTCACGCCGTATCGCTTCAGCGTGCGCGCCCAGTTCGACGACGGCATGGTGGGGGAGATGACGCTGTTTCCCGGGTTGGCCTGGACGCCGCCTGGCCATGTCGACGGCAACGGCCGGCTCTCGATCGACGCCGGCGAGGTGCCGGGTGATACCGAGACCATCACGGTCACACTTCCCGCCGCCGTCCAGGCCGATCCCGCCGCCCGGAGCGCCAGCGCCACGATGCGCGTCGGCCAGGACTGGTCGCCCGCCAACCCGATCGACGTCTCGATCGTCGTAGGAGGTGGCTGGCCGGGCACGATCAACCCCGAGGTGGTGCCCAATGTGTTGTTTATCGGGGATGGATTCGGCAATACGCCGGCCGACAAGACGCGCTTCGAAGGGTACGTCGACTCGCTCGTGCATTTCCTCAAGATGAACCCGCTGAACCACCCGTACGACGTGCTCGCGACGTCGATGAACTTCTGGTCGGCTTTTATTCCTTCCCCGTCGATTGGCGTCTCGATTCGTTCCGAGGTGTTTTCCGTCGGCGCGTTCTCCGGATTCATGCTGCCCCCGGAGCCGGTGCCGGCCGGCCATGTGGGGCTGTGGAGCCTACCGCAGTTATTGTACATGGTAGGCCTCCCGGTGCGCGCGCACGACTTGGCCCAGGCGGCGCTCACGAATGCCGCTATCCAGGTCCAGTGGCAAACCAACACCACCGTCGACCCGGCGCCGTTTGTCGACGACGACCTCATCAACCGCTGGCGGATGCTGGCGCAGCGCACCCTCGTTAACGACGTCGATTCACCGCTGGGCGTCCGCGTGGGCAAACCCGTTTCCAACGGCACATTCAACCAGATCGGACTCAATAGTTCGGATCGCGTGACGCGCGACGGCCTGGACCATCTGCTCCGCTCATTGCGCGACCCGCGCCTGGTGCCCGTAGCGGATCTCTGGGCAAAACGGACCGACGGCACGTTACCCAACAATTACGACCTGGTGTGCATCGTCGTCCCTTCCCCGGGGCGCGCCGTGAACGAGACGGGTAATTTTTTTGTCCAGATTATCGACACGCTGAAGGTGAAAGCCGTTGCCGGGCTGAACGCTGTCGAACTTGACTTTAATACGGCCGATGTGCCGGCCACATCCGACAATGAGCGGGGACGCCTGCTCGCCCACGAACTCACGCACTCGTTCGGCGTCGGCGACGAATACGGCGAACATACCGGCCCTCCCATCGATCCGGCGAGCCTGAATGTCGACGCTGAATACGGCAACCTCGCGCTCGAGGCCGACACCAAAAATGGCGCTGGCGATTTCGACGGCGGCCAGATCAAGTGGAACTGGCACCGCATCCGCAAGGCCGGCGTGCTCGACCTCCCCATCCAGGATACCGGCGGCGGCGTTTTTTTGCTGCCGCTCCGCCAGGGGGATGGATATCCGTTCGAAAAAGGGGACATCGTCCACCTCCGGTTTCGCGTGTTTCCGAAGCCGCTCGGGAAATTCCCCAAACTGTCCGCCCCGCTTGAAATCGTGGACCCTGCGCCAACCGACAGCTCGATCCACGTCCAGCTCAAAGCCGGCGCGCTGTTTAACTACCCGAACATCATCCAGCCGGCGCAATTCATCGCCGAATTTCCCGCCGGCTCCGTGGTCTATATCCCCACCCCGGCGCCGGAATCGGTCCGCTCCGATGTCTACCCGTATGCCGAGATGGTGGCGAAAAACATCAAGGACTATATCACGACACAGAAAAAGCCGCTGACCGTGTTGCCGGCGGTGGTGGATGACAATGCCGTGCAGGCCCCCGTCTTTACCGCCGCCGTAAACCTGCCCGATTGTTTCAGCAAGAACCGACCCCGCATCATCGGGCTGTATTCGGGGGGCGCCACGTACCACATCGGGCTCTACCATCCCGCCGGCACCTGCATGATGCGCGACGACCACACCGACGGCCGCGAGTTCTGCGCCGTGTGCCGCTACATCCTGGTCGACATCATCGATCCCGCACGTCATTTCGAGATCGACCGCAATTACCAGACTTTCTACCCGCAAGCATGA